In one window of Thermodesulfobacteriota bacterium DNA:
- a CDS encoding MmgE/PrpD family protein: protein MKKGFLAERIADYALGLKSADLPQAIAHEAKKRVVDSFACMLGALESPPARAAIGALPEVSRGLSATVLGTKIRTTPEHAAFSNGILVRYLDFNDTYLSKEPSHPSDNIAAALAAAEASGASGTDFIKAVVTAYEVQMRLCDAARLRDRGWDHVAYGAFSATAAAAMLLGLGRDEFVNALNIAGTVSPALRQSRAGELSMWKGCAFANTSKDALFSAIMAKNGMTGPAPIFEGEFGFEKVVSGPLALSPTFGGEGGEPFKIPDSSLKFYPAEHHSQSAIAAAIELVSEIEDIKEIESVRVSTFGAGYEIIGSGPEKWRPSTREAADHSLPFLVSAALIDGNVNLATYSERMDDPDLKELIRKVSVVKDPELDRLYPEAVPNRVEVRLSSGKVLSSEVIYPRGHPKNPMTEKEIEDKFKYLSGWYLGDGLAEKVLPALWDIDRAGSIGKIMALFIR, encoded by the coding sequence TTGAAAAAAGGCTTTCTTGCCGAAAGGATAGCTGATTACGCGCTTGGCCTGAAGTCCGCTGACCTGCCGCAAGCAATAGCGCACGAGGCCAAAAAGCGTGTCGTGGACTCCTTTGCCTGCATGCTCGGCGCTCTGGAATCCCCTCCGGCACGGGCCGCCATCGGAGCCTTGCCCGAAGTCTCGCGCGGGCTCTCGGCAACCGTCCTCGGAACGAAAATCCGCACGACACCTGAGCACGCCGCGTTCTCTAACGGCATACTGGTCCGGTATCTCGACTTTAACGACACATATCTCTCGAAAGAGCCCTCGCACCCGTCGGACAATATCGCCGCCGCGCTCGCAGCGGCTGAAGCGTCCGGCGCAAGCGGCACGGATTTCATAAAAGCGGTCGTTACGGCCTATGAGGTGCAGATGAGGCTCTGCGACGCGGCAAGGCTGAGGGACCGCGGATGGGACCACGTGGCCTACGGCGCGTTCTCGGCAACGGCCGCCGCTGCCATGCTCCTTGGCCTAGGAAGGGACGAGTTTGTGAACGCCCTCAACATAGCCGGGACCGTCTCCCCCGCGCTCCGGCAGTCGCGCGCGGGGGAGCTCTCGATGTGGAAGGGGTGCGCGTTCGCCAACACCTCTAAAGACGCGCTCTTCTCTGCCATCATGGCGAAGAACGGCATGACAGGCCCGGCCCCGATATTCGAGGGCGAGTTCGGGTTCGAGAAGGTCGTATCCGGCCCACTCGCGCTCTCTCCCACATTCGGCGGCGAAGGGGGCGAGCCGTTCAAGATACCCGACAGCTCGCTTAAGTTCTACCCCGCCGAGCACCATTCGCAGAGCGCCATAGCCGCCGCCATCGAGCTTGTTTCTGAAATTGAAGACATCAAGGAGATAGAGTCCGTCCGCGTAAGCACCTTCGGCGCGGGATACGAGATAATCGGCTCAGGCCCGGAGAAGTGGCGGCCCTCGACCAGGGAGGCCGCTGACCACAGCCTCCCCTTCCTCGTCTCCGCCGCGCTCATCGACGGGAACGTTAATCTCGCAACCTATTCCGAAAGGATGGACGACCCTGATTTGAAGGAGCTTATCCGAAAGGTAAGCGTCGTCAAAGACCCGGAGCTCGACAGGCTCTATCCGGAGGCGGTGCCGAACAGGGTCGAGGTCAGGCTATCATCCGGGAAGGTCCTTTCAAGCGAGGTCATTTATCCGAGGGGGCACCCGAAAAATCCGATGACGGAAAAGGAAATAGAAGACAAGTTCAAATATTTGAGCGGCTGGTATCTCGGGGACGGCCTTGCTGAAAAGGTCCTCCCGGCCCTCTGGGATATAGACCGGGCCGGGAGCATTGGCAAGATCATGGCCCTCTTCATAAGATGA
- a CDS encoding uracil-DNA glycosylase, which produces MAADEDHINCFQCSHFYVTWDEFFPRGCKALRFKSREMPSDVVRRSSGMDCQLFEKKERGRRSG; this is translated from the coding sequence ATGGCGGCAGATGAAGACCACATAAACTGCTTCCAATGCAGTCACTTCTACGTGACCTGGGACGAGTTCTTCCCCAGGGGGTGCAAGGCCCTGCGCTTCAAAAGCAGGGAGATGCCCTCTGACGTGGTAAGGAGGTCCTCGGGCATGGATTGCCAGCTGTTCGAAAAGAAAGAACGGGGAAGACGAAGCGGGTAA
- a CDS encoding TldD/PmbA family protein, whose amino-acid sequence MGLIDAFDPFRVLKAALANGGEYADIYVEDTANTSIVAEEKRIERVVTGRDRGAGIRVIAGLKTYYAYTNDLTEKGLIEVAGAVAKGVSEGKEIGDLNLTRKEAAPGFDIKRLPYKAPLDEKVGFVKRAEKTAWAFDKRIRQVRVVYGDGLRRTAVVNSLGEWVEEERNALLFLCNAVSAEGDVMQTGYEPLGGIMGLEAFDETPPEAIAEAAAKRAIMMLAARRAPGGSMAVVLSSDAGGTMIHEAVGHGLEADLALQNLSVYSGKLGEKVANESITVLDDATIPYKRGSFFFDDEGTPAERTVLVENGILRSYMCDRLNSMKSGLRPTGNGRRESYHHRPIPRMTNTIIAPGKESPEAIISSLEKGLFVKKMGGGQVNTVNGDFVFEVTEGYLIEKGKIGEPVRGATLTGNGPDVLMKIDMVGTDLGFGIGTCGKDSQGVPVSDAQPTLRIPEITVGGEAK is encoded by the coding sequence ATGGGACTAATTGACGCGTTCGACCCTTTCAGGGTCCTTAAGGCCGCTCTCGCAAACGGGGGCGAGTACGCGGACATCTACGTTGAAGACACCGCCAACACCTCGATAGTCGCCGAGGAAAAAAGGATAGAGCGGGTCGTAACCGGCAGGGACCGGGGCGCGGGGATACGGGTAATAGCAGGGCTCAAGACCTACTACGCGTACACGAACGACCTTACGGAGAAGGGGCTTATTGAAGTGGCAGGCGCGGTTGCCAAGGGGGTTAGCGAAGGGAAAGAAATAGGCGACCTGAACCTCACCAGGAAAGAGGCCGCGCCTGGTTTCGATATAAAGCGCCTGCCGTATAAGGCTCCGCTCGACGAGAAGGTCGGCTTTGTAAAGAGGGCCGAGAAGACGGCCTGGGCGTTCGATAAGAGGATACGGCAGGTCAGGGTCGTCTACGGCGACGGCCTCCGGAGGACCGCAGTCGTAAACTCGCTCGGCGAGTGGGTCGAGGAGGAGAGGAACGCGCTCCTCTTCCTCTGTAACGCCGTATCCGCCGAAGGCGATGTCATGCAGACCGGATACGAGCCGCTCGGCGGCATAATGGGCCTTGAGGCCTTTGACGAGACCCCGCCAGAGGCCATAGCCGAGGCAGCCGCAAAAAGGGCGATTATGATGCTCGCCGCAAGGCGGGCCCCCGGCGGGAGCATGGCCGTGGTTCTCTCAAGCGATGCCGGAGGCACCATGATACACGAGGCAGTGGGCCACGGCCTTGAGGCCGACCTCGCCTTACAGAACCTTTCGGTTTATTCCGGGAAACTCGGTGAGAAGGTAGCAAACGAATCCATAACGGTGCTCGACGACGCTACAATTCCATACAAGAGGGGCTCGTTCTTTTTCGACGACGAGGGCACCCCGGCGGAAAGGACCGTGCTCGTCGAGAACGGAATCCTCCGCTCGTACATGTGCGACAGGCTCAATTCCATGAAATCCGGCCTCAGGCCTACAGGGAACGGCAGGCGGGAGTCCTACCACCACAGGCCAATACCGAGGATGACGAACACCATAATCGCGCCAGGGAAGGAAAGCCCGGAGGCCATAATAAGCTCGCTTGAAAAGGGGCTATTCGTAAAGAAGATGGGCGGCGGCCAGGTGAATACCGTGAACGGGGATTTCGTCTTCGAGGTGACCGAGGGCTACCTTATCGAGAAGGGCAAAATAGGCGAGCCTGTCCGCGGCGCGACTCTTACCGGGAACGGCCCGGACGTGCTCATGAAGATAGACATGGTCGGCACAGACCTTGGCTTCGGCATAGGCACCTGCGGGAAGGACAGCCAGGGCGTGCCTGTCTCGGATGCGCAGCCTACTCTTCGTATTCCGGAGATTACGGTCGGGGGAGAGGCGAAGTAG
- a CDS encoding carbon starvation CstA family protein: MKLSGIVIAVLALLFAISFGVATRIVNPSESVNALWLVIAAACFFIIAYRLYGAFIAAKVLALDDRRTTPAIRLNDGSDFHPTHPLVLFGHHFASIAGAGPLIGPVLAAQFGYLPGFLWILVGAVFGGAVHDMVILFASVRRNGCSLAEIARKEIGPVAGFTAALAVLFIIIVALAGLGLAVVNALFKSPWGTFTIAATIPIALFMGIYLQKLRPGRVGEVSVIGIALLIAAVIGGSYIQGTFLEPIFDRDREFLIWSIAVYGFFASVLPIWLLLAPRDYLSTFMKIGTVVLLAAGVIFLAPEIQMPAVTRFIDGGGPIIPGTVFPFMFITIACGAISGFHSLIASGTTPKMIIRERDIKPIGFGAMLAEGFVAVIALIAASVLIPGDYFAINTTLSFDALSAMGFAPEKIKELSATVGTDVAGRPGGAVSLAVGMAYIFSALPGMTGLMPYWYNFALMFEALFILTTIDGGTRVARFILQEFGATFYKPLGRTGSMPAIIVLTALVVAAWGYLISSGSVATIWPMFGVANQLLAAIALSVGTTILIRMGNARYAWVTLVPMAFMVVMTLVAAWKLFWIFSAKAAAAADPSQAFTFRLDSVLVAVMAVLAVIAVADAAVKWIGLANQKHIPSAETE, from the coding sequence ATGAAGCTTTCAGGCATTGTGATAGCCGTCCTTGCTCTCCTCTTCGCGATTTCCTTTGGCGTGGCAACCCGCATCGTAAACCCCTCTGAGAGCGTAAACGCCCTCTGGCTCGTCATTGCCGCCGCGTGCTTCTTCATAATCGCATACCGCCTTTACGGGGCCTTCATAGCCGCGAAGGTCCTGGCCCTTGACGACAGGAGGACCACCCCGGCAATTCGCCTGAACGACGGGTCTGACTTTCACCCCACGCATCCGCTTGTCCTCTTCGGCCACCACTTCGCCTCCATCGCCGGGGCAGGCCCCCTCATAGGCCCTGTGCTTGCCGCCCAGTTCGGCTATCTGCCGGGCTTTCTCTGGATACTCGTGGGAGCGGTCTTCGGCGGCGCGGTACACGACATGGTCATACTATTCGCTTCGGTCAGGAGGAACGGCTGCTCCCTTGCCGAGATAGCAAGGAAGGAGATAGGGCCGGTCGCTGGCTTCACGGCGGCGCTTGCCGTCCTCTTCATCATAATAGTCGCCCTTGCCGGGCTCGGGCTCGCGGTCGTGAACGCCCTATTCAAAAGCCCCTGGGGCACCTTCACCATAGCCGCCACAATCCCCATAGCCCTTTTCATGGGCATATACCTGCAGAAGCTCCGGCCCGGAAGGGTCGGGGAAGTGAGCGTCATCGGGATAGCCCTTCTCATAGCCGCAGTCATCGGCGGCAGCTATATCCAGGGCACTTTTCTTGAGCCCATATTCGACAGGGACAGGGAGTTCCTCATCTGGTCAATCGCCGTGTACGGCTTTTTCGCGTCGGTGCTGCCCATCTGGCTCCTCCTTGCGCCAAGGGACTACCTCTCCACCTTCATGAAGATAGGGACTGTCGTATTACTCGCCGCAGGGGTCATATTCCTTGCGCCCGAGATACAGATGCCGGCTGTGACGCGCTTCATCGACGGCGGCGGGCCCATAATCCCGGGCACCGTCTTCCCGTTCATGTTCATAACAATAGCGTGCGGGGCCATCTCCGGCTTCCATTCGCTCATAGCATCGGGCACGACGCCCAAGATGATAATAAGGGAGCGTGACATAAAGCCCATCGGATTCGGCGCCATGCTCGCGGAGGGGTTCGTCGCGGTCATCGCCCTCATAGCCGCGTCAGTCCTCATCCCGGGCGACTACTTCGCCATAAACACCACCCTCTCATTTGACGCGCTCTCGGCAATGGGCTTTGCCCCTGAAAAGATAAAAGAGCTCTCCGCAACCGTGGGCACCGATGTTGCCGGAAGGCCCGGCGGCGCGGTCTCGCTCGCCGTAGGCATGGCATACATCTTCAGCGCCCTCCCCGGCATGACAGGGCTCATGCCGTACTGGTACAACTTCGCGCTCATGTTCGAGGCGCTTTTCATACTCACCACCATAGACGGCGGAACAAGGGTGGCGCGGTTCATACTCCAGGAGTTCGGCGCTACTTTCTATAAGCCCCTGGGTAGGACGGGCTCCATGCCCGCCATCATAGTCCTCACGGCGCTTGTGGTAGCGGCATGGGGCTACCTCATAAGCTCGGGGAGCGTGGCCACAATCTGGCCCATGTTCGGCGTGGCCAACCAGCTCCTTGCCGCCATAGCGCTATCGGTCGGGACTACCATACTCATCAGGATGGGCAATGCCAGGTACGCATGGGTAACGCTTGTCCCGATGGCCTTCATGGTGGTAATGACCCTCGTTGCCGCCTGGAAGCTCTTCTGGATCTTCTCAGCCAAGGCAGCTGCGGCGGCAGACCCCTCTCAGGCCTTTACCTTCCGCCTCGATTCCGTGCTCGTAGCCGTGATGGCCGTGCTCGCCGTGATAGCGGTCGCGGACGCGGCAGTCAAATGGATAGGCCTGGCAAATCAAAAGCATATTCCCTCAGCTGAAACGGAATAG
- a CDS encoding phosphoribosyltransferase family protein, which translates to MDRPAPYQDRVDAGRALAESLKRYAGEAPVIVGLPRGGVVVAAELARALGAELDVILAGKLRAQYNPELAIGAVSEDGHVYLNRLAIRGLHVKDSYIEEETKSRLRTMRERLNLYRAVKGKVPLKGRTVVIVDDGLATGSTMISAIQAAHASGAKKIIAAVPGGPADTVERIREMEEVSEVVCPHIPDLFFAVSQLYVDFSQVEDSEVAEILRTSSKEERKRA; encoded by the coding sequence ATGGACAGGCCTGCCCCTTACCAGGACAGGGTGGATGCCGGACGCGCCCTTGCGGAGAGCCTGAAGAGGTACGCTGGCGAAGCGCCGGTGATCGTGGGGCTCCCGAGGGGCGGGGTTGTTGTGGCCGCGGAGCTGGCAAGGGCACTCGGGGCCGAGCTCGACGTCATACTCGCGGGAAAGCTCAGGGCCCAGTACAACCCGGAGCTCGCCATCGGGGCGGTATCAGAGGACGGGCATGTGTACCTTAACCGCCTCGCGATACGGGGATTGCACGTCAAGGACAGCTATATCGAAGAGGAGACAAAATCGAGGCTCCGCACCATGAGGGAGCGCCTTAACCTATACAGGGCCGTAAAGGGGAAGGTGCCGCTGAAGGGGAGGACCGTCGTCATAGTCGACGACGGTCTCGCCACCGGCTCCACCATGATCTCAGCCATACAGGCCGCGCACGCCTCGGGCGCAAAAAAGATAATAGCCGCCGTGCCCGGCGGGCCCGCGGACACGGTTGAGCGCATACGCGAGATGGAAGAGGTCTCGGAGGTCGTATGCCCGCACATACCCGACCTCTTCTTCGCGGTAAGCCAGCTATACGTGGATTTCAGCCAGGTAGAGGACAGCGAGGTGGCGGAGATACTCAGGACATCGAGCAAAGAGGAACGGAAGCGCGCCTGA
- a CDS encoding PilZ domain-containing protein, with protein MSSGRVFITGDLEAFHPAFNDLVAECGFPVFVGGRGVAPEADDLPVVGVSGAEGLKAADFETPRPFLVYTGLVMPEAEMQKLKEAGLLGVIFEETPPEDLAFLLKKAFFYEKMLRRNPRAPVNIPVALSFGPREVSSFATLLSRDGIFVVSLNPPPVNSTCTLRFNLPGTQKELATGARVLYQISVNRDLNIISSPGDPFKRLVSHPGMALLFTDMPEKDRNLIESYIETVF; from the coding sequence ATGAGCTCGGGCAGGGTATTTATCACTGGAGACCTTGAAGCCTTTCATCCAGCGTTCAACGACCTCGTCGCTGAATGCGGCTTCCCGGTCTTTGTCGGGGGCCGGGGCGTTGCCCCCGAAGCCGACGACCTGCCTGTCGTGGGCGTTTCCGGCGCGGAGGGGCTTAAGGCTGCGGACTTCGAGACCCCGAGGCCCTTTCTCGTCTATACAGGACTCGTTATGCCCGAGGCCGAGATGCAGAAGCTCAAGGAGGCCGGCCTTCTCGGGGTCATTTTTGAGGAGACTCCGCCCGAGGACCTTGCGTTCCTCCTTAAGAAGGCCTTCTTCTATGAAAAGATGCTGCGCCGTAACCCGAGGGCCCCGGTAAACATACCTGTTGCGCTCTCATTCGGCCCGAGGGAGGTAAGCTCCTTTGCGACTCTCCTGAGCAGGGACGGCATATTCGTCGTGAGCCTCAATCCGCCGCCTGTGAACTCGACCTGCACGCTGCGTTTCAACCTTCCCGGCACACAAAAAGAGCTTGCGACCGGGGCCAGGGTCCTTTACCAGATTAGCGTGAACAGGGACTTGAATATCATATCGAGCCCCGGGGACCCTTTCAAAAGGCTCGTGTCTCATCCGGGCATGGCGCTTCTCTTCACGGACATGCCCGAAAAGGACAGGAACCTTATAGAGAGTTACATAGAGACGGTTTTTTAG
- a CDS encoding P-loop NTPase: MKRKAIWSIGGGKGGIGKSVMTANIGCALAGMGKKVVLVDADLGGANLHTYFGIKYPPTGLDDFLKGRIAELDQAMIGTALPGLSLICGAGEFLGIANPAHAKKQKLMNGIRKLAADYIIVDLGAGSSFNTLDFFSLSSQGIVVLAPEPAAIQNAYIFLKSFVYRRLQRLFSGNQRLIEIIQDATDPRSRGAVKSFPDLCERIAAEDRDAASRAVTEVKGFRPRLLLNMASSAEDVRVAEAFKGAAATFLGLETDFIGAVMSRRIIKDAARKMRPFMLEESAVDANEDMKRIIRNLLGSEELVKEEPEANGQEGRPEKGPEPATPAVPAAQAGVPAGDEVFGFNENISHEGAVFHVQTEAQGGADAFIETIIYNGGRIFFSKRTRWKEAAPEAARAGFKEFAARQHRAAVAAIKANRITIKT, encoded by the coding sequence ATGAAAAGAAAGGCCATATGGTCCATTGGCGGGGGAAAGGGCGGCATAGGCAAGAGCGTCATGACCGCCAACATAGGATGCGCTCTCGCCGGTATGGGAAAGAAGGTGGTCCTCGTTGACGCGGACCTCGGAGGGGCCAACCTACACACCTATTTCGGTATAAAATACCCTCCGACCGGCCTTGACGACTTCCTGAAGGGCCGGATAGCCGAGCTCGACCAGGCCATGATAGGGACGGCGCTCCCCGGCCTCAGCCTCATATGCGGCGCGGGCGAGTTCCTCGGCATCGCCAACCCGGCCCATGCCAAAAAGCAGAAGCTCATGAACGGCATAAGGAAGCTCGCCGCGGATTACATAATCGTCGACCTCGGCGCGGGTTCTTCCTTCAACACCCTTGATTTCTTCTCGCTCTCAAGCCAGGGGATTGTGGTCCTTGCGCCCGAGCCGGCCGCCATACAGAACGCCTACATATTCCTGAAGAGCTTCGTGTACAGGAGGCTTCAGAGGCTCTTCTCGGGAAACCAGAGGCTCATTGAAATAATACAGGACGCGACGGACCCGAGGAGCCGGGGCGCGGTCAAGTCCTTCCCGGACCTTTGCGAAAGGATAGCGGCCGAGGACAGGGACGCGGCGTCCCGCGCCGTTACGGAGGTCAAGGGCTTCAGGCCCAGGCTCCTCCTGAACATGGCGTCTTCCGCGGAAGACGTCAGGGTGGCCGAGGCCTTCAAGGGCGCGGCCGCTACATTTCTCGGCCTTGAGACCGACTTTATCGGCGCCGTCATGTCAAGGCGCATCATTAAAGACGCGGCGCGGAAGATGAGGCCCTTTATGCTGGAGGAATCGGCTGTGGACGCTAACGAAGACATGAAAAGGATAATACGGAACCTCCTTGGATCCGAAGAGCTTGTGAAAGAAGAGCCTGAGGCAAATGGTCAGGAAGGCCGCCCGGAAAAAGGCCCTGAGCCCGCGACTCCCGCGGTCCCGGCGGCCCAAGCTGGTGTGCCTGCCGGAGATGAGGTCTTCGGCTTCAACGAGAACATAAGCCATGAAGGGGCCGTCTTCCACGTGCAGACGGAGGCCCAGGGCGGCGCCGACGCATTCATCGAGACCATCATCTACAACGGCGGCAGGATATTCTTCTCGAAAAGGACCCGCTGGAAGGAAGCGGCCCCGGAAGCGGCCCGGGCAGGCTTCAAGGAGTTCGCCGCAAGGCAGCACAGGGCAGCGGTGGCGGCAATAAAAGCGAACAGGATAACGATAAAGACATGA
- a CDS encoding cytochrome c3 family protein produces the protein MKPLPLKKRLFAIFSILLMALAAVGCGETLDTLIDPRAQKTASAKATRESETDYYEKFYKELATRAVIRKGTTDIQALDALPKDPSGEVNWTAAVMGGYINPRGSIDPGAEEEPILDLNVFIEAKVPLMFNVLFPHSIHTYWLSCNNCHPKIFIPEVGANPITMDEIFQGQWCGRCHGKVAFTFWPRDNCVRCHIVKKGESLERERWR, from the coding sequence TTGAAACCTCTCCCATTGAAAAAGCGCCTCTTCGCCATCTTCTCCATTCTTTTAATGGCCCTCGCCGCCGTTGGCTGCGGTGAAACCCTCGACACTTTAATCGACCCCAGGGCGCAAAAAACCGCCAGCGCCAAGGCAACCCGCGAGTCTGAGACGGATTATTACGAGAAATTCTATAAAGAGCTCGCTACCAGGGCGGTGATCCGAAAGGGGACAACCGATATACAGGCGCTTGACGCGCTGCCGAAGGACCCCTCGGGCGAGGTCAACTGGACCGCCGCGGTCATGGGAGGATATATAAACCCCAGGGGCTCCATCGACCCGGGGGCAGAGGAGGAACCGATACTTGACCTGAACGTCTTTATCGAGGCGAAGGTCCCCCTCATGTTCAACGTCCTGTTCCCGCACTCCATTCATACTTACTGGCTGAGCTGCAACAACTGCCATCCCAAGATATTCATCCCCGAGGTCGGCGCAAACCCGATAACGATGGACGAGATATTCCAGGGCCAGTGGTGCGGGAGGTGCCACGGCAAGGTCGCCTTCACCTTCTGGCCCAGGGACAACTGCGTAAGATGCCATATAGTTAAGAAGGGCGAATCCCTTGAAAGGGAACGGTGGAGGTGA
- a CDS encoding 6-bladed beta-propeller, which produces MSRFARKLLFVLAGAMILYGCAQTNPHGDLFWPEPPDQPRIKYVRAHRGTADFSKSGVAASLFLGETSGTNLSKPMGVHVDRHGKVFVTDTAKSDIFVFDAKNSKVFTLSGMGVKIFYKPISVVTDDSDRIFVSDSQVDTVTVIAPDGKVIAILKPEVPFQQPTGLAVDNKNKKLYVIDTHTHDVRVFDLETLKQINTIGKRGKEEGEFNFPSHIAVDATGNIYVVDTMNGRMQIFDSEGKFIRAFGQFGDSPGMFARPRGVALDSEGHLYVVDAAFNNVQIFNAEGRILLGFSGYGSGRGAMILPAGIAIDNEDHIYVVDSWNSRVNVYEFLGEKSKARAQAAQVKKK; this is translated from the coding sequence ATGAGCAGATTCGCAAGGAAGCTTCTTTTCGTTTTGGCCGGCGCAATGATACTCTACGGGTGCGCGCAGACAAACCCTCACGGCGACCTCTTCTGGCCCGAACCGCCTGACCAGCCCCGCATTAAATACGTAAGGGCCCACAGGGGCACCGCCGACTTCTCCAAAAGCGGGGTCGCTGCCAGCCTGTTCCTAGGCGAGACCTCCGGGACGAACCTCAGCAAGCCCATGGGTGTGCACGTGGACAGGCACGGAAAGGTCTTCGTGACCGACACGGCCAAATCCGACATCTTCGTCTTCGATGCAAAAAACTCGAAGGTGTTCACCTTGAGCGGCATGGGCGTAAAAATATTCTACAAGCCCATAAGCGTGGTGACCGACGACTCCGACAGGATATTCGTCTCAGACTCCCAGGTCGACACCGTGACCGTCATCGCCCCGGACGGGAAGGTCATCGCGATATTAAAGCCCGAGGTCCCATTCCAGCAGCCCACTGGGCTGGCGGTCGACAATAAAAACAAAAAGCTTTATGTAATCGACACGCATACGCACGACGTGAGGGTCTTCGACCTCGAAACGCTCAAGCAAATAAACACCATCGGGAAAAGGGGCAAGGAGGAAGGCGAATTCAACTTTCCGTCCCACATAGCCGTGGACGCAACCGGCAATATTTACGTCGTCGACACCATGAACGGCAGGATGCAGATATTCGATTCGGAAGGCAAGTTCATCAGGGCGTTCGGCCAGTTCGGGGACTCGCCCGGCATGTTCGCGCGGCCGAGGGGTGTCGCGCTCGACAGCGAGGGGCACCTGTATGTGGTGGATGCGGCCTTCAATAACGTCCAGATATTCAATGCTGAGGGACGGATACTCCTCGGCTTCTCGGGATACGGCAGCGGAAGGGGCGCGATGATACTCCCTGCCGGCATAGCCATCGACAACGAGGACCATATATATGTAGTCGACTCATGGAACTCGAGGGTAAACGTATACGAGTTCCTTGGCGAGAAATCAAAGGCAAGGGCCCAGGCCGCCCAGGTAAAGAAAAAATAA